A part of Candidatus Nezhaarchaeota archaeon genomic DNA contains:
- the prf1 gene encoding peptide chain release factor aRF-1, giving the protein MTISLDKVRLERLVKEIKEKRGRGTELISLYIPAGRSLGDVTSSLREELSTASNIKDRTTRHHVLDALTVTLQRLKMFTSTPKNGLIIFAGYIPRGPPGTEKMEVYVIEPPEPINTYLYRCDSRFHTEILEEMLEEKGSYGVIVMDRSSATFALLTGRRLKLLDEITSGVPGKHSAGGQSARRFERVIEIMAHEFYKRVGEYAQRLFSDIKDLKGIIIGGPGPTKNDFYDGDYLPQDIKKMVIGIVDVGYTGEEGVYELIERAQSLLEGIRFIHEKQVVQKFLEYLAKKSELVAYGYKEVYELLKQGIVDVLIVSEEVPLSYVKSLCGNCGWMKEDIVKNDDVEKFVEENSKCPNCGQSTRIEQGDAIEHIMQIAQNFNTKVEIVSTITEEGKGFLTSFSGVAALLRYSPLAT; this is encoded by the coding sequence ATCACAATAAGCCTCGACAAAGTGAGACTTGAAAGGCTCGTTAAGGAGATCAAGGAGAAGAGGGGCAGAGGCACCGAGCTCATATCACTATATATACCGGCTGGGAGATCGCTTGGAGATGTAACATCATCATTAAGAGAGGAATTATCAACAGCTTCAAATATAAAGGATAGAACCACGAGGCACCACGTACTCGATGCCTTAACCGTGACACTCCAAAGACTAAAGATGTTTACGTCAACCCCTAAGAATGGACTCATAATATTTGCCGGTTACATACCCAGAGGACCCCCAGGCACCGAGAAGATGGAAGTTTATGTAATAGAACCACCAGAGCCAATAAACACTTACCTTTATCGATGCGACTCGCGTTTTCACACAGAAATCTTGGAGGAAATGCTAGAGGAGAAGGGAAGCTATGGCGTCATAGTGATGGACAGGAGCTCTGCAACCTTCGCTCTGTTAACGGGAAGGAGGCTCAAGCTCTTAGATGAAATAACCTCTGGCGTTCCCGGCAAACATAGCGCTGGCGGTCAGTCAGCTAGAAGGTTCGAGAGAGTTATAGAGATAATGGCTCACGAGTTTTATAAAAGAGTTGGTGAGTATGCTCAAAGACTCTTCTCAGACATTAAGGACTTGAAGGGGATAATTATAGGAGGCCCCGGTCCCACAAAGAATGACTTCTACGATGGTGACTACCTACCTCAAGATATAAAGAAAATGGTCATCGGCATCGTGGATGTGGGTTACACAGGAGAGGAAGGAGTGTATGAACTAATAGAGAGAGCACAAAGTCTTCTAGAGGGCATAAGGTTCATCCACGAGAAGCAAGTCGTACAGAAGTTCCTTGAGTATCTAGCCAAAAAGAGCGAGCTGGTAGCGTATGGCTATAAGGAGGTGTATGAGCTACTTAAACAGGGTATAGTCGACGTGCTAATCGTGTCAGAAGAAGTTCCACTAAGCTACGTTAAGTCCCTATGCGGTAACTGTGGATGGATGAAAGAGGACATAGTGAAGAATGATGATGTCGAGAAGTTTGTGGAAGAAAACTCTAAATGCCCCAATTGTGGGCAATCAACAAGAATAGAGCAAGGAGATGCAATAGAGCACATAATGCAGATCGCCCAAAACTTCAACACAAAAGTTGAGATAGTGTCCACCATTACCGAAGAGGGCAAGGGCTTTCTGACATCATTTAGCGGTGTTGCAGCCCTTCTAAGGTACTCTCCATTAGCAACCTAA
- a CDS encoding tRNA(Ile)(2)-agmatinylcytidine synthase, whose protein sequence is MSYELLHIGMDDIDSWHGGCTTYFAFEVLRDSIKRFSLKLLDYPLLTRLNPNIPWKTRGNGAVCLRVKISSNELMDFIEFLELKLRSYTEGFYDADPVIAILIGDLSDELENFYRKALTRVVTLREAIDIAQRNDVKVIATRSRMGLIGSLASIGSLMHGDHTYELLAYRAANTKREIDHDSVWLMDFLTWPYTFNNIDPEVGRMLITPHGPDPVLFGIRGENPGILLKALRIIKVHGKLLGYMVFRSNQGTDCHYLKIEKIEDLQPYSSISLKGEVACRPTTLKGGHVVFKVAVGRCEVWCVAYKPSGEVRRVAEKLEVGDMIEVYGGVRRFPGSDVLSLNLEKIVVVRTCEKTFEKNPSCPRCQKTLKSLGKRGGFKCERCGFKTLEKRKVVHKIQRESLEGIYLPPPRSMRHLAKPFRRYGLEKDGSYMLQEVEIKEVLYYEQ, encoded by the coding sequence ATGTCTTACGAGCTACTGCACATAGGGATGGATGACATAGATTCGTGGCATGGCGGTTGTACAACATACTTTGCTTTTGAGGTGCTTAGAGACTCCATTAAGCGTTTTAGCTTGAAGCTGCTTGATTACCCCTTGCTGACAAGACTAAACCCTAACATACCTTGGAAGACTCGAGGTAATGGGGCTGTTTGCTTAAGGGTTAAGATTTCTAGCAATGAGTTGATGGACTTTATAGAGTTTTTAGAGTTGAAACTTAGGTCTTATACTGAGGGTTTCTATGATGCAGATCCAGTTATAGCTATCCTAATTGGGGATTTGAGCGATGAGTTAGAGAATTTTTATCGTAAGGCCTTGACTAGGGTCGTTACGCTCAGAGAAGCCATTGACATAGCGCAAAGAAATGACGTTAAGGTAATTGCTACGAGAAGTCGCATGGGCTTAATAGGCTCGTTGGCATCCATCGGATCACTAATGCATGGTGATCACACCTACGAGCTGCTTGCTTACAGGGCCGCTAATACGAAGAGAGAAATAGATCATGATAGTGTGTGGCTCATGGACTTTTTAACGTGGCCCTACACGTTTAACAATATTGACCCTGAAGTCGGTAGGATGCTAATAACGCCTCATGGTCCTGATCCTGTTCTCTTTGGTATTAGAGGTGAAAACCCTGGAATTTTGCTTAAAGCTTTAAGGATCATTAAAGTGCACGGCAAGCTGCTGGGTTACATGGTGTTTAGGAGCAATCAAGGGACTGATTGTCACTACTTAAAGATAGAAAAGATTGAGGACTTACAGCCATACTCTTCCATATCATTGAAGGGGGAGGTTGCATGTAGACCTACGACACTTAAAGGAGGTCATGTCGTCTTTAAGGTTGCTGTAGGTAGGTGTGAAGTTTGGTGTGTAGCATACAAACCTTCAGGTGAAGTGAGGCGAGTGGCTGAGAAACTTGAAGTAGGGGATATGATTGAAGTTTACGGTGGCGTGAGAAGGTTTCCTGGCTCTGATGTGTTATCCCTAAATTTAGAGAAGATCGTTGTGGTAAGGACGTGTGAAAAGACTTTTGAGAAGAACCCTTCCTGTCCTCGTTGTCAAAAAACGCTAAAAAGTCTAGGAAAGAGAGGGGGGTTTAAGTGTGAAAGGTGTGGATTTAAGACTCTCGAGAAGAGAAAGGTTGTACATAAGATTCAGAGAGAGAGCCTTGAGGGAATATATCTTCCACCTCCGAGGTCAATGAGACATCTAGCAAAACCCTTTAGAAGGTATGGGTTAGAAAAGGATGGAAGTTATATGCTTCAAGAAGTTGAGATAAAGGAGGTCCTGTACTATGAGCAATAG
- a CDS encoding transcription factor, translated as MESETTAHYDKESIDILLKLTAELCGEDAVKVVRVLLNEGEASDEVLAEKSGMRLNQVRRILYDLLDKQLIVYNRHVDKDRGYYVYKWSLNREGLRDVVKERKRLILNILHERLKYEEQNMFFVCPNSCAKRVIFAKALEQQFKCPLCGAILQSFDNSKILRKLRSKIEVLEKDLGLRR; from the coding sequence ATGGAGTCCGAGACTACAGCGCATTATGATAAGGAATCCATAGACATTCTTTTGAAGCTCACAGCCGAGCTTTGTGGAGAAGATGCTGTCAAAGTAGTTAGAGTACTATTAAATGAAGGTGAAGCGAGCGATGAAGTTTTAGCTGAAAAGAGTGGTATGAGACTCAATCAAGTTAGGAGGATACTTTACGATCTCCTAGATAAGCAACTTATAGTGTACAATAGGCACGTGGATAAGGATAGAGGATACTACGTGTATAAATGGTCGCTGAATAGAGAGGGTTTAAGGGATGTGGTTAAAGAACGAAAAAGACTAATTCTAAATATACTTCATGAGAGGCTTAAGTATGAAGAGCAAAACATGTTCTTTGTGTGTCCAAACAGTTGTGCAAAGAGAGTTATCTTTGCTAAGGCACTTGAGCAACAATTCAAGTGTCCGCTATGTGGTGCAATACTTCAAAGCTTTGATAACTCAAAAATACTTCGTAAATTAAGATCTAAAATAGAAGTTTTAGAAAAAGACTTAGGCTTAAGGCGATGA
- the pyrH gene encoding UMP kinase produces the protein MLKLGGHIFIDEERRLRIDLVGKYVDIVADLWNRGIKAHLVVGGGPLARMYIEALKLLGTSKTYQDILGIEASKLNAKMFAYALRERGVNTTIINNMDLAKRSKDELYVIGGLSPAQSTTAVAALLAEALKVEKLIIATDVEGIFTGDPKKDPNAKLLRKVSLKDVERVLRWNHDPGGYKLLDIVALQVIGRSKIITQIVNGLDPLNVKRAINNEEVGSLIIPETEHHE, from the coding sequence GTGCTAAAGCTGGGCGGTCACATCTTTATTGATGAGGAGAGACGCTTAAGAATCGATTTAGTCGGCAAATATGTTGACATCGTGGCAGACCTTTGGAATCGTGGCATTAAGGCGCATCTAGTTGTTGGAGGAGGTCCTTTAGCCAGAATGTATATAGAGGCCCTCAAGCTGCTTGGAACCTCAAAGACTTACCAAGATATCCTAGGCATTGAAGCTTCAAAGCTCAATGCTAAGATGTTTGCCTACGCCTTAAGGGAAAGGGGGGTGAATACAACAATCATCAACAACATGGACTTAGCCAAGAGGTCTAAAGATGAGCTCTACGTAATTGGAGGACTTAGCCCGGCGCAATCAACAACAGCAGTAGCAGCTCTACTAGCTGAAGCACTAAAAGTGGAAAAGCTAATAATAGCGACAGACGTTGAAGGCATCTTCACTGGTGATCCAAAGAAAGATCCCAACGCCAAGCTACTAAGAAAAGTCTCCTTGAAAGATGTAGAGAGAGTGTTACGTTGGAACCACGATCCCGGAGGCTACAAGCTCCTAGATATCGTAGCCCTTCAAGTAATTGGAAGATCAAAGATAATTACTCAAATAGTTAATGGTCTCGACCCTCTAAACGTGAAGCGAGCTATCAATAATGAGGAAGTAGGCTCACTCATCATCCCCGAGACTGAACATCATGAATAA
- a CDS encoding chromatin protein Cren7, giving the protein MPKCPKCGAEVATPTKTWTLAPKGRKPVTIGLFKCPNGHFFRAGVK; this is encoded by the coding sequence ATGCCCAAGTGTCCGAAGTGTGGGGCTGAAGTGGCAACACCAACTAAGACATGGACATTAGCACCAAAGGGCAGGAAACCTGTGACCATTGGTCTGTTCAAGTGCCCCAATGGACACTTCTTCAGGGCTGGCGTTAAATAA
- a CDS encoding valine--tRNA ligase: protein MKSLREFNPKSYEPRWVEYWERKGIYQFNESLIGVKPVYVIDTPPPYPSGEFHVGNSLNWCYMDFVARYKRMQGYNVFFPQGWDCHGLPTEVRAERTLGIKKRDIDPKKFKEICMKLTEDWIKPMKEAIKRLGFSVDWNLEYKTMDPSYWRKTQLSFVLLYEKGLIYRGEHPVNWCPRCETAIAEAEIEYVERSTTLNYIVFRVEGREPIIIATTRPELLPSCVAVFVNPMDGRYQSYIGLKAQVPIFNRSVPIMADEAVDMEFGSGAVMVCTYGDKTDVKWQKRYNLPVITSITDDGKMSENAGQYRGLSVEEAQRRITRDLINEGLIVKQQPVIQHVGTCWRCHTPIEILPRSQWFMKTTSLKDLVKKKANEVTWIPPYAKQRLLDWVESMDWDWVISRQRVFATPIPVWYCKRCGYIIVAKPEWLPVDPREQPPPIDSCPKCGSQEFVGESDVMDTWMDSSITCAVIAGWPDNMGLFKVLYPNDLQPNGYDIIRTWDYYLLVRHLALFDSIPYKTALINGMVRGTDGRMMHKSYGNYIEVKEVIEKYCADALRQWAASGSTGHDIRFRWEDVDYAWRFLIKLWNASKFTLSSLSDYNPLETPPSLRLLDLWLLSNLREVIERTTKAMEEMNFNEALDTIRNFTWHVFCDHYIEAVKYRIYGQSTVESKKAAQYVLSKALFIILRLLAPFCPFICEEIYGAYFKSKVGIDSIHLTPWPQQSECEFDEQSKSRGSVVIATIAAIRRSKIENRLSPGHLLRHLWISPGPYIQDVQAGLEDIKGVCRAINVSLVDQLEGGLQVNEYPEIRFKFEAKRR from the coding sequence ATGAAGAGCTTAAGAGAATTCAACCCAAAGAGTTATGAGCCAAGGTGGGTAGAGTACTGGGAAAGAAAGGGAATTTACCAATTCAATGAGTCACTGATAGGAGTTAAGCCAGTTTACGTCATAGACACTCCCCCACCATACCCTAGTGGAGAGTTTCATGTAGGCAACTCACTGAATTGGTGTTACATGGACTTTGTGGCGAGATACAAGAGAATGCAAGGTTACAATGTATTTTTCCCGCAGGGATGGGACTGTCATGGCCTTCCAACTGAGGTCAGAGCTGAGCGTACGCTAGGAATTAAGAAGAGAGACATAGACCCTAAGAAGTTTAAAGAGATATGCATGAAGCTGACGGAGGACTGGATAAAGCCTATGAAGGAGGCCATCAAACGCTTAGGCTTCTCTGTTGACTGGAACTTAGAGTATAAAACCATGGACCCAAGCTACTGGAGGAAGACCCAGCTATCCTTTGTGCTCCTCTATGAAAAGGGCTTAATATATAGAGGCGAGCATCCCGTGAACTGGTGTCCCCGCTGTGAAACAGCCATAGCTGAAGCTGAAATAGAGTACGTTGAGAGATCAACCACTCTAAATTACATAGTGTTCAGAGTTGAAGGGAGAGAACCCATAATTATAGCCACCACAAGGCCCGAACTCTTACCATCATGTGTCGCAGTCTTCGTCAACCCAATGGATGGCAGGTACCAAAGCTACATAGGACTTAAGGCCCAAGTCCCAATATTCAATAGATCCGTACCAATAATGGCCGATGAAGCCGTTGACATGGAGTTTGGCTCAGGCGCCGTCATGGTCTGCACTTACGGTGATAAGACCGACGTAAAGTGGCAGAAACGATACAACCTTCCCGTAATAACGTCGATAACAGATGATGGCAAAATGAGTGAAAACGCTGGCCAATATAGAGGACTAAGCGTGGAGGAGGCACAAAGAAGAATAACTAGGGACCTAATCAATGAGGGTCTTATAGTGAAGCAGCAACCAGTCATACAGCATGTGGGTACATGCTGGCGCTGCCATACACCTATAGAGATACTGCCACGCTCCCAATGGTTCATGAAGACCACATCCCTGAAAGATTTAGTCAAGAAAAAGGCTAATGAGGTGACGTGGATACCTCCATACGCGAAGCAGAGGCTTTTAGACTGGGTCGAGTCAATGGACTGGGATTGGGTTATATCGAGACAAAGGGTCTTCGCGACTCCAATACCAGTTTGGTATTGCAAGAGGTGTGGCTACATAATAGTAGCGAAGCCAGAATGGCTTCCCGTAGACCCCAGGGAACAGCCACCACCGATAGACAGCTGCCCTAAATGTGGCTCACAAGAATTTGTAGGTGAGAGTGACGTTATGGATACGTGGATGGACTCATCAATAACATGTGCTGTGATAGCTGGATGGCCAGACAACATGGGGCTCTTTAAGGTCCTCTATCCTAACGACCTTCAACCTAATGGTTACGATATTATAAGGACATGGGATTATTACCTACTCGTAAGGCACCTTGCTTTATTCGACAGCATACCCTACAAGACTGCCCTCATTAACGGCATGGTCAGAGGAACAGATGGGAGAATGATGCATAAGTCTTACGGTAACTACATAGAGGTTAAGGAGGTCATAGAGAAGTATTGTGCAGATGCATTGAGGCAGTGGGCTGCGAGCGGCTCAACAGGTCACGATATAAGGTTTAGGTGGGAGGATGTAGACTACGCATGGCGTTTCCTTATCAAGTTATGGAATGCATCGAAGTTTACACTGTCAAGCTTATCAGATTACAACCCCTTAGAAACTCCACCCTCCCTACGCCTCCTTGATCTTTGGTTGCTAAGTAACCTAAGAGAAGTCATAGAGAGGACGACTAAGGCCATGGAAGAGATGAACTTCAATGAGGCTCTAGATACCATTAGGAACTTTACATGGCATGTGTTCTGCGATCATTACATCGAAGCAGTCAAGTATAGAATCTATGGGCAAAGCACAGTTGAAAGCAAGAAAGCTGCCCAGTACGTATTATCAAAAGCGCTCTTCATAATATTAAGACTTTTAGCACCATTCTGTCCATTCATTTGTGAAGAGATATACGGTGCCTACTTTAAGAGCAAAGTTGGAATAGACAGCATACACTTGACTCCATGGCCTCAACAGTCTGAATGCGAGTTTGATGAGCAGTCTAAGTCAAGGGGCTCAGTGGTCATTGCAACAATAGCTGCCATCAGGAGGAGTAAGATAGAGAATAGACTTTCACCTGGACACCTGCTAAGACATTTGTGGATAAGTCCCGGTCCATACATACAAGATGTTCAAGCTGGCCTCGAGGACATTAAGGGAGTCTGCAGGGCCATTAACGTATCGCTGGTAGATCAGTTAGAAGGAGGGTTGCAAGTCAACGAGTACCCTGAAATAAGATTTAAGTTTGAAGCGAAAAGAAGGTGA
- a CDS encoding orotidine 5'-phosphate decarboxylase, translating to MSGYIGKILDIDLSREEVNVLDLDWDIAMKFVGGRGYSAKLLFDRLKPGVDPFSEENLLIFMTGPLTGTRAPTSGRFAVSSKSPLTNTIFDSQCGGSWGPELKRAGFDGIVIRGKSSSPVYIYVNDGKVDIREASKIWGLDTEATEEAIKSDVKEDHVKVCCIGPAGENMVRIACIISDKHRAAGRGGLGAVMGSKKLKAIAVKGNGEIKVANPKAFDKEVKKVLDILRGNPITGDSLGRYGTAFLVHLMNKAGVFPSHNFNRGFYDKAEDVCGEKITEALLVKRTACYACPIACGRLIKYRFKGDERISAGPEYESVWALGPNCGISDISVIAYANELCNRLGLDTISLGNTIGFLMECNQKGLLEKLGGLDVMPKFGDSEALLKIVVDTAYKRGVGALVGEGVYRISKAVGAEDIAAHAKGLELPAYDPRGAKGMALAYATSNRGGCHLRAYVIMSEILGVPRYIDPLSYEDKAALVKRLQDVSAVIDSLIMCKFTMLALFSTLMYEPAHYARLLTTATGFYVDEGEFYRIGERIYNLERLFNVREGFDRLHDVLPLRFLREPLNEGAAKGEVVDLVRMLDAYYMVRGWNYYGIPMDKKIQELGLEPVYVGPKLQVAIDERYLKDGLSIAEACYKGGTEILEVGTPLIKSAGLEAVREFRKRFPNAIIVADLKTFDTGWLEVELAAEAGADVVTVLGAADDYTIKDAIGAARKYNVKVMCDLMNVPDPPSRAKEVERLGCDIICIHMGISVQMRERDVTRKMEQVAEIVKNVKVPVAVAGGVRLEHVEGLVKAGCKIIIVGSAITRASNPEEATRRFIEAIRKAYVTLK from the coding sequence TTGAGCGGCTACATCGGCAAAATCTTAGACATTGATTTGAGCAGAGAAGAGGTAAACGTCCTCGACCTTGATTGGGATATAGCAATGAAATTCGTAGGTGGTAGGGGATACTCAGCTAAGCTATTATTTGATCGATTGAAACCTGGCGTTGACCCATTCAGCGAAGAAAACCTCTTAATATTCATGACCGGACCTTTAACTGGAACTAGAGCACCGACATCTGGTCGATTTGCAGTATCCTCTAAATCCCCCTTGACTAACACCATATTTGACTCTCAGTGCGGAGGGTCATGGGGACCGGAGTTAAAGAGAGCTGGATTTGATGGTATAGTGATCAGAGGTAAGAGCTCATCGCCTGTCTACATCTACGTCAATGACGGCAAGGTGGACATAAGGGAGGCTAGCAAGATATGGGGTCTTGATACTGAGGCCACGGAGGAGGCCATTAAAAGTGATGTTAAGGAAGATCATGTCAAGGTCTGCTGCATAGGGCCTGCAGGTGAAAACATGGTTCGAATAGCATGCATTATAAGTGATAAGCATAGAGCTGCAGGAAGGGGTGGTCTCGGAGCAGTCATGGGATCTAAGAAATTGAAGGCGATAGCCGTTAAGGGTAATGGTGAAATAAAAGTCGCTAACCCTAAGGCCTTTGACAAAGAAGTTAAGAAAGTACTAGACATCCTTAGAGGGAACCCTATCACTGGCGATAGCTTGGGGCGTTATGGCACAGCTTTCTTAGTTCATTTAATGAACAAAGCTGGAGTATTTCCATCACATAATTTCAATAGAGGGTTTTATGATAAGGCTGAAGATGTCTGTGGTGAGAAAATAACAGAGGCTTTACTAGTAAAGAGGACGGCATGCTATGCATGCCCAATAGCCTGCGGTCGATTGATAAAGTATAGGTTTAAGGGTGACGAGAGGATATCAGCAGGTCCTGAATATGAAAGTGTATGGGCTTTAGGGCCAAACTGTGGTATATCAGATATCAGTGTCATAGCATATGCCAATGAGCTTTGTAATAGACTGGGGCTTGACACAATATCTCTCGGCAACACTATAGGATTTCTAATGGAGTGTAATCAAAAAGGTCTTCTAGAGAAATTAGGAGGTTTAGATGTGATGCCTAAGTTTGGCGATTCTGAGGCCTTACTCAAAATAGTTGTTGACACGGCTTATAAGAGAGGCGTAGGGGCTCTTGTGGGTGAAGGTGTTTACAGAATATCAAAGGCTGTTGGGGCTGAAGATATAGCAGCTCATGCTAAGGGACTTGAGCTCCCAGCCTACGATCCTCGAGGTGCCAAAGGCATGGCATTAGCTTATGCTACATCAAATAGAGGTGGATGTCACCTAAGAGCCTACGTGATAATGAGCGAAATACTTGGTGTACCTCGTTACATAGACCCCTTGTCCTATGAGGATAAGGCGGCACTCGTTAAAAGGCTTCAGGACGTTTCAGCGGTCATAGACTCCTTGATTATGTGTAAATTCACAATGCTTGCACTTTTCTCGACGCTTATGTATGAGCCCGCTCACTATGCGAGGTTACTAACAACGGCCACAGGCTTTTATGTGGATGAAGGGGAGTTCTATAGAATAGGTGAGAGGATATACAATCTTGAGAGGCTTTTTAATGTGAGAGAGGGTTTTGATAGACTTCACGATGTGCTTCCACTTCGATTCTTAAGAGAGCCTCTTAATGAGGGGGCTGCGAAGGGCGAGGTTGTTGACCTTGTGAGGATGCTTGATGCCTATTACATGGTTAGAGGATGGAATTACTATGGAATACCCATGGATAAGAAGATACAAGAGTTAGGGTTAGAACCTGTATACGTTGGACCCAAGCTTCAAGTTGCTATAGACGAGAGGTATTTGAAAGACGGGTTAAGTATAGCTGAAGCATGTTATAAAGGAGGAACCGAGATACTGGAGGTTGGAACACCATTAATAAAGTCAGCCGGTCTGGAAGCCGTGAGAGAGTTCAGAAAAAGGTTTCCTAACGCGATAATAGTGGCGGATCTAAAGACGTTTGATACTGGTTGGCTTGAGGTTGAGCTGGCAGCGGAGGCTGGAGCTGACGTAGTCACAGTTCTGGGTGCAGCCGATGACTACACGATAAAGGATGCTATTGGAGCTGCCCGTAAGTATAACGTCAAGGTTATGTGCGATTTAATGAATGTGCCAGACCCTCCCTCAAGGGCCAAGGAGGTAGAGAGGTTAGGCTGTGATATTATCTGCATTCACATGGGGATAAGTGTGCAGATGCGTGAAAGGGACGTTACTAGGAAGATGGAGCAGGTAGCAGAGATAGTTAAGAACGTTAAGGTGCCTGTTGCCGTAGCAGGAGGAGTAAGACTTGAGCATGTGGAGGGACTTGTTAAGGCGGGTTGCAAAATAATAATTGTTGGCTCTGCAATAACGAGGGCATCCAATCCTGAAGAGGCTACTCGACGGTTTATTGAGGCGATAAGGAAGGCCTACGTAACACTCAAGTAG
- a CDS encoding tRNA (cytidine(56)-2'-O)-methyltransferase (catalyzes the S-adenosyl-methionine-dependent 2'-O-ribose methylation of C56 in tRNA transcripts): protein MYSRRIVVLRYGHRPVRDKRVSTHLALVARAFGAQEIWFDTRDEKIEKRISQVNRMFGGNFVVRTGINWSDALNEARKIGFCIVHLTMYGIPLPQVISDLKLKNALLIIVGGPKVPRIFYDLADYNISITNQPHSEVAALAVFLDWLHEGREFNLRFNGGRLEIVPCERGKMVKVKGGTLE, encoded by the coding sequence ATGTATTCACGTAGAATAGTGGTATTAAGGTATGGTCATAGGCCTGTTAGAGATAAAAGAGTGAGCACACATTTAGCGCTAGTCGCTCGCGCATTCGGGGCACAAGAGATATGGTTTGATACAAGAGATGAAAAGATAGAAAAGAGGATATCTCAAGTGAATAGGATGTTCGGTGGCAACTTCGTTGTAAGGACTGGGATAAACTGGAGTGATGCATTAAATGAGGCTAGGAAAATAGGATTCTGTATAGTGCATCTTACGATGTACGGTATACCATTACCTCAAGTCATAAGTGATCTTAAGTTGAAAAATGCCTTATTGATAATTGTGGGAGGACCCAAAGTCCCCCGAATCTTTTATGATCTGGCTGATTACAATATTTCAATAACTAATCAACCTCATAGCGAAGTGGCAGCTTTAGCAGTATTTCTAGATTGGTTACATGAAGGGAGGGAGTTCAATCTAAGGTTTAATGGAGGAAGACTTGAGATAGTACCATGTGAGAGGGGAAAGATGGTTAAGGTCAAAGGTGGTACGCTTGAATAA
- a CDS encoding MoaD/ThiS family protein produces MRIRVEVYGLLRELMGWKSLDFELDKGSTLELLLEAIVRKEPKVRDFVLEGSEIKDFVKILVNGRDCRFLGGLRTRLEDGDVVSIFPPAGGG; encoded by the coding sequence GTGAGGATTAGAGTCGAAGTGTATGGTTTGCTAAGAGAATTAATGGGCTGGAAGAGTTTAGATTTTGAGTTAGATAAGGGCTCAACGCTTGAACTCCTGCTAGAAGCAATCGTGAGGAAGGAGCCTAAAGTTAGAGACTTTGTCTTAGAAGGTTCTGAAATAAAAGACTTCGTTAAAATCCTCGTTAATGGCAGGGATTGTAGGTTTCTAGGAGGTCTAAGAACTAGACTCGAAGACGGCGACGTAGTATCAATATTCCCTCCAGCTGGTGGAGGATAG